The following proteins are encoded in a genomic region of Dokdonia donghaensis DSW-1:
- a CDS encoding pyridoxamine 5'-phosphate oxidase family protein: MLDQYFDELKKELSLGINKKGHPFRYVTLGTVDADGIPQLRTVVLRQVQDDLSLRIYTDSRSSKIAQLLQNPTASLLFYHPKKLLQVKVTATASIITDPTELAKYYTGVQPNSKKDYTTAQPPGATLSNPDEVSYLEATHFFTIIAFAPTQIEYLQLKRPNHIRASFTKTNDEWEGRFINP, encoded by the coding sequence ATGCTAGATCAATATTTTGACGAGTTAAAAAAGGAACTTTCCCTAGGTATTAATAAAAAAGGGCATCCTTTTAGATACGTTACTTTAGGTACGGTAGATGCAGATGGCATCCCGCAGCTACGCACCGTAGTACTGAGGCAAGTACAAGACGACCTCTCGCTACGTATCTATACAGATAGCAGGTCTTCAAAAATCGCTCAGCTGTTACAAAACCCTACGGCCAGTTTACTTTTTTATCACCCTAAAAAGTTACTTCAGGTCAAGGTGACCGCTACGGCAAGCATTATTACAGATCCAACAGAGCTTGCCAAATACTACACGGGTGTGCAACCTAATTCAAAAAAAGATTATACCACCGCACAGCCTCCTGGAGCTACCCTTTCAAATCCAGATGAAGTCTCTTATCTAGAAGCGACGCATTTTTTTACCATTATAGCATTTGCTCCTACACAGATAGAATACCTTCAGCTTAAGAGGCCTAACCACATACGAGCATCGTTTACAAAGACTAATGATGAGTGGGAAGGACGCTTTATAAATCCTTAA
- the asnS gene encoding asparagine--tRNA ligase: protein MTHTPIVELLSSDSIHQEFTVKGWVRSFRANQFVALNDGSTINNLQCVVDFENTDPTLLKRITVGAAVAITGTLEESQGGGQRVEIKVKEVEIEGDADPEELKKTILSPKRHTLEKLREQAHLRVRTNTFGAIMRLRSKLSFAIHEYFNKNGYYHAHTPIITGSDAEGAGEMFRVSALDPENPPRKEDGTIDYSKDFFGKETNLTVSGQLEGETYALGLGKIYTFGPTFRAENSNTSRHLAEFWMVEPEMAFCDLDGNMDLAEDFIKYVINYALENCQDDLAFLEERQTKEDQSKPAAERAAMPLREKLHFIVDNNFKRVSYTEAIDILRNSKPNKKKKFKYPINEWGADLQSEHERFLVEKHFKCPVILFDYPANIKAFYMRLNEDGKTVRAMDVLFPGIGEMVGGSQREERLDVLKEKMAALDISEEELSWYLDTRKFGTCTHSGFGLGFERLVLFVTGMTNIRDVIPYPRFPGHAEF from the coding sequence ATGACACATACACCTATAGTAGAATTACTGAGTAGTGATTCTATTCATCAAGAATTTACCGTAAAAGGGTGGGTACGATCTTTTCGTGCAAACCAGTTTGTAGCTCTTAATGATGGCTCTACGATAAATAACCTACAGTGTGTGGTTGATTTTGAAAATACAGATCCTACGTTACTTAAACGTATTACCGTAGGTGCTGCAGTGGCTATTACTGGTACCCTAGAAGAAAGTCAGGGTGGAGGACAACGCGTTGAGATTAAAGTAAAAGAAGTAGAGATAGAAGGTGATGCAGATCCAGAGGAGCTTAAAAAAACCATCTTATCGCCTAAGCGTCACACGCTAGAAAAGCTACGTGAGCAAGCACACCTAAGAGTACGTACAAATACCTTTGGGGCAATTATGCGTTTACGCTCTAAGCTCTCTTTTGCAATACACGAGTACTTTAATAAAAACGGATACTACCACGCACACACACCTATTATAACTGGTAGTGATGCAGAGGGTGCTGGTGAGATGTTTCGCGTAAGCGCACTAGACCCAGAAAACCCACCACGTAAGGAAGATGGGACTATAGATTATAGCAAAGACTTTTTTGGCAAAGAGACCAATCTTACGGTATCTGGACAGCTAGAAGGAGAGACCTACGCGCTAGGACTAGGTAAGATTTACACCTTTGGACCTACTTTTAGAGCAGAAAATAGTAACACCTCGCGTCACCTTGCAGAGTTCTGGATGGTAGAACCAGAGATGGCTTTTTGTGATCTTGATGGTAATATGGACCTCGCCGAAGATTTTATCAAATATGTGATAAACTATGCGCTAGAAAACTGCCAAGACGACCTTGCCTTTCTAGAAGAGAGACAGACTAAAGAAGACCAATCTAAGCCTGCGGCAGAGCGTGCTGCAATGCCACTACGTGAGAAACTTCACTTTATAGTAGATAACAACTTTAAACGTGTGAGCTACACAGAGGCGATAGACATCTTACGTAATAGTAAGCCTAACAAGAAAAAGAAATTTAAATACCCTATAAACGAGTGGGGCGCAGATTTACAGTCTGAGCACGAGCGTTTTCTGGTAGAGAAGCACTTTAAGTGCCCTGTTATCTTATTTGACTACCCGGCAAATATCAAAGCTTTCTATATGCGTCTTAACGAAGATGGTAAGACCGTACGAGCGATGGATGTACTCTTCCCAGGTATAGGTGAGATGGTAGGAGGATCACAACGTGAGGAACGCCTGGATGTACTTAAAGAAAAAATGGCAGCCTTAGACATCTCTGAGGAGGAGCTTTCTTGGTACCTAGACACGCGTAAGTTTGGAACGTGTACACATAGTGGTTTTGGCCTTGGTTTTGAGCGCCTTGTACTCTTTGTGACTGGTATGACAAACATACGCGACGTGATACCTTACCCACGTTTTCCAGGTCACGCAGAGTTTTAG
- a CDS encoding efflux RND transporter permease subunit, translated as MAKFLSKGFWESVASIILRNRPLIIILVLAFTVFLGFQWRHMRFTYTEANLLPDDHEVNLEYQNFKDKFGEEGNLIVLGIQDERLFTPEILTAWNELSAKIAQSDAVALSLSLKDLKILDKQEEPQRFDLVPFMTDSTLTTESAASYRKLLFDDLPFYENLIYNKETGTVRSAVYLKKDLINTPARRDFVVNDLIPAIADFEAAHDIKVRTSGMPYIRTLNAQNIIDEIGIFVGAALLVTSFIFFFFFRSYRATFISMVTVIIGVMWAFGFLGLLGYEITVLTAIIPPLIIVIGIPNCIFLINKYQQEYKNHGNQVKALQRVITKVGNATLMTNITTASGFGTFILTESSLLSEFGVVASINIIAIFLLCLLIIPILYSYMSPPKEKHLKHLGKNWIEGFVDWMERMVRNRRTTIYASSVLLLALSIIGIYQIRISGSLIEDMPKKAGFYKDIKFFEEEFDGIMPLEILIDTKKKQGVMKLSTLKRMEELSTTIEEQPELSAPISIVNLVKYAKQAYFNGNPKYYQLPTSNESNFILPYAKSFDNDENLMGAYVDSTGQYARITTFMKDVGTDKMERAEENIQLKIDKLFPEERYEVTMTGTALVFQKGTDYLVMNLVISLSLAILLIALFMAWMFKSLRMIIVSLIPNLLPLLVTAGMMGFIGIPIKPSTILVFSIAFGISVDDTIHFLAKYRQELKANKWKIKKSVYASLRETGVSMFYTSIVLFFGFSVFMISSFGGTVALGGLVSATLLFAMLANLLLLPSLLLSLESEIANKDVFKEPALQIVDREGDEDTAGTKTKNKQ; from the coding sequence TAGCGTTTACTGTATTTTTAGGATTTCAGTGGCGTCATATGAGATTTACATATACGGAGGCAAATCTTCTGCCAGATGACCACGAGGTAAATCTAGAGTATCAAAATTTTAAAGATAAATTTGGCGAGGAGGGTAACCTCATCGTGCTAGGTATACAAGACGAGCGCCTATTTACGCCAGAAATACTTACCGCTTGGAACGAACTTTCGGCAAAAATTGCTCAGTCAGATGCAGTTGCACTTTCTTTATCACTTAAGGATTTAAAAATTCTAGACAAGCAAGAGGAGCCACAGCGTTTTGATCTTGTGCCTTTTATGACAGACAGTACGCTCACTACCGAGAGTGCTGCTAGTTACAGAAAGTTACTCTTTGACGATTTACCGTTTTACGAAAATCTCATTTATAACAAAGAGACGGGCACCGTGCGCTCTGCGGTATACCTCAAAAAAGATTTAATAAACACTCCTGCACGTAGAGACTTTGTGGTAAATGACCTCATCCCTGCCATTGCAGATTTTGAAGCTGCACACGATATTAAAGTTCGCACTAGTGGTATGCCTTACATACGCACGCTTAATGCTCAAAACATTATAGATGAGATAGGCATCTTTGTGGGGGCAGCATTGCTGGTGACTTCATTTATTTTTTTCTTCTTCTTTAGATCTTACAGAGCCACATTTATCTCTATGGTCACAGTGATTATAGGTGTGATGTGGGCTTTTGGATTTTTAGGATTACTAGGATATGAAATCACTGTACTTACAGCGATCATCCCGCCGCTTATTATTGTGATAGGGATTCCTAACTGTATTTTCTTAATAAACAAATACCAGCAAGAGTATAAAAATCACGGTAACCAAGTAAAGGCACTACAGCGAGTGATTACAAAAGTGGGTAACGCCACCTTAATGACTAACATTACTACGGCCTCTGGTTTTGGAACTTTTATCCTAACGGAGAGTTCGCTACTTAGTGAGTTTGGTGTCGTGGCGAGTATAAATATCATTGCCATATTTTTATTATGCCTCCTCATCATTCCTATTTTATATAGTTATATGTCTCCTCCTAAGGAGAAACACCTCAAGCACCTAGGTAAAAACTGGATAGAAGGTTTTGTAGACTGGATGGAACGTATGGTGCGCAACAGGCGTACAACCATTTATGCATCAAGTGTATTATTACTTGCATTAAGTATCATAGGGATCTATCAAATACGTATCTCTGGCTCGCTTATAGAAGATATGCCTAAAAAGGCTGGCTTCTACAAAGACATCAAGTTTTTTGAAGAAGAGTTTGATGGGATTATGCCGCTTGAGATTCTTATAGATACTAAGAAAAAACAAGGTGTAATGAAGCTCTCTACCCTCAAGCGAATGGAAGAGCTAAGCACTACTATAGAAGAGCAACCAGAGCTCTCTGCTCCTATCTCTATTGTAAATCTAGTAAAGTATGCAAAGCAAGCTTACTTTAATGGTAACCCTAAGTATTACCAGCTCCCTACCAGCAACGAGAGCAACTTTATACTGCCGTATGCAAAGAGTTTTGATAATGACGAAAACCTTATGGGAGCCTATGTAGACAGTACTGGGCAATATGCTAGAATCACTACATTTATGAAAGATGTAGGCACAGACAAGATGGAGCGTGCCGAAGAAAATATACAGCTCAAAATCGATAAACTCTTTCCAGAAGAGCGATATGAGGTAACAATGACGGGTACTGCTCTTGTTTTTCAAAAAGGAACAGATTACCTCGTGATGAACCTTGTGATAAGCCTATCACTAGCTATATTACTCATTGCATTATTTATGGCGTGGATGTTTAAATCACTACGTATGATTATTGTATCCCTTATCCCTAACCTACTGCCACTACTAGTTACAGCAGGTATGATGGGCTTTATAGGCATCCCTATCAAGCCATCTACGATTCTTGTTTTTAGTATTGCCTTTGGGATCTCTGTAGATGATACAATACACTTTCTTGCCAAATACAGACAAGAACTCAAGGCAAACAAGTGGAAGATTAAAAAGTCTGTATATGCCTCGCTACGTGAGACGGGAGTAAGTATGTTCTACACTTCTATTGTACTTTTCTTTGGCTTCTCGGTATTTATGATAAGTAGTTTTGGCGGTACAGTGGCTCTAGGCGGTCTTGTAAGTGCAACGCTATTATTTGCAATGCTTGCAAACCTTCTATTATTACCATCACTCCTACTCTCTCTTGAGTCTGAAATTGCAAATAAAGATGTCTTTAAGGAACCTGCACTTCAAATTGTAGATCGTGAAGGTGATGAAGATACGGCTGGTACTAAAACTAAAAACAAGCAATAA